One region of Purpureocillium takamizusanense chromosome 4, complete sequence genomic DNA includes:
- a CDS encoding uncharacterized protein (COG:S~EggNog:ENOG503P2YG), which yields MASREPTEDEISQILEIANFNPHDDRAMVIQALKSNGCNIETVLMQFFDNSANFRQKYTQIWNESMFSADRDGSDNNAGISFHVESMGQNEVIQGVTPPPENYGPGAPSRPPSRSNDRSPLGRMVDWAAGPDAPGASDAHSREDEDMQRALRESAQEAGIALPAQETGVVDSSSSAPRFGPANRGEYESDNWAMIPAESSKAGELAPEARRRPAGVPAFLIQGRSSFGEHRLGGLLTILHEIPLARNVLLQCGTPAASYGFNSGWWNGQEILTPEILARLQSGELGWGERHDAFTGSHEEMHRLMAFLDSTERSYGTVSVLTDLIPSSSLGPEKQFYEHLTELNGDLIKPLTQVATLARVLGGSISDDEAKFGLLEIEHLRSDYKYIKTLYESLDHIMWSDALAWGELSEDSKMAVFKEMGEVITIKIGGDGPADSLDIPLEFYPEKYLDSRKEEARRIQQGWCDTKEQIKDIALAQQELHRWLNDWNHESFDKGDVLKKVTGQWTAYREYLAGRGRFRGMEESGFDTDKYPDYRAAPCTMNDEELGHQEQVEEVLKAASLAAADIEAKLKVTNEQLERVHAKQRFLGRLLTDPNKEGRPRPMTCKRYLLRGVATPNDVIYLCQRSEPDLIELEESPKPLDQWWRLAYAPNEEKPVKAEKIEVERVFREMWQVTKNPLFVYATEEALGAHREPLSAPLDRFARAENKAFRQELSREVTEVDSRKPSLGEAISPSKRKHRSDSPDSMDSNRASIGSVDHGGFDNPFEENQDMRATEMMDMSGHQFPADAESADTTPPAPQGRQPAFTESTSATLTPNTLPAEDLEPVGTIQGQSSLTGIVEKAARVPEMQERSRPPAFIAPSQRGSGQDSGNKAGIDMDLAEHER from the exons ATGGCTTCCAGGGAGCCGACGGAGGATGAAATCTCGCAGATACTGGAGATTGCCAACTTCAACCCGCACGATGACCGGGCCATGGTTATCCAGGCGTTGAAG AGCAACGGCTGCAACATAGAGACAGTCCTGATGCAGTTTTTCGACAACTCCGCCAAC TTCAGGCAAAAGTATACCCAGATATGGAATGAGAGCATGTTTTCCGCCGATAGAGATGGTAGCGATAACAACGCGGGCATCT CTTTTCACGTCGAGTCGATGGGCCAGAACGAAGTCATACAAGGCGTCACTCCTCCCCCAGAGAACTACGGCCCCGGAGccccctcgaggccgccgtcgagatcaAACGATCGATCGCCACTCGGGAGAATGGTGGACTGGGCTGCTGGACCAGACGCGCCAG GTGCTTCTGATGCACACTCacgcgaggacgaggacatgcAGCGGGCCCTCCGCGAATCGGCACAGGAGGCTGGAATAGCCCTGCCGGCTCAGGAGACGGGCGTTGTGGAttcatcgtcctcggcgccacgTTTCGGACCAGCTAACCGCGGCGAGTACGAGTCAGACAACTGGGCTATGATCCCGGCCGAGTCGAGCAAGGCGGGTGAACTGGCTCCGGAAGCTAGGAGGAGACCCGCGGGAGTGCCGGCGTTTCTTATTCAAGGACGATCCTCATTCGGAGAGCATCGCCTGGGTGGTTTGCTGACTATTCTCCACGAGATACCGCTTGCTCGAAATGTCCTGCTGCAATGCGGCACGCCTGCTGCATCATATGGGTTTAATAGCGGTTGGTGGAATGGCCAGGAGATACTTACGCCCGAAATCTTGGCCAGGCTGCAGTCGGGCGAGCTTGGCTGGGGAGAGAGACACGACGCATTTACCGGCAGTCATGAGGAGATGCACCGGCTCATGGCCTTTCTGGACTCGACAGAGCGCAGTTACGGTACCGTGAGCGTGTTGACGGACCTTATTCCCAGTTCTAGCCTCGGTCCTGAGAAGCAGTTCTACGAGCACCTCACCGAGTTGAACGGCGACTTGATCAAGCCGTTGACTCAGGTCGCGACCCTggcccgcgtcctcggcggcagcatcagcgatgacgaggccaagTTTGGCTTGCTGGAGATTGAGCATCTCCGATCCGACTACAAGTACATCAAGACCCTGTACGAGTCGCTCGACCATATCATGTGGAGCGATGCCCTCGCCTGGGGTGAATTGAGCGAAGACTCTAAGATGGCCGTATTCAAGGAAATGGGCGAGGTCATCACCATCAAGATAGGAGGCGATGGTCCAGCAGATTCTCTCGACATCCCCCTCGAATTCTACCCCGAGAAATATCTCGACTcgcgcaaggaggaggcccgCAGAATACAGCAGGGTTGGTGCGACACAAAGGAGCAAATCAAAGACATTGCTCTTGCTCAACAGGAACTGCATCGCTGGCTCAACGACTGGAATCACGAGTCGTTCGACAAAGGAGATGTGCTCAAAAAGGTCACGGGTCAGTGGACCGCGTACCGCGAATACCTAGCCGGTCGAGGGCGGTTCCGGGGCATGGAGGAGTCTGGTTTTGACACGGACAAGTATCCGGACTACCGGGCAGCGCCCTGCACAAtgaacgacgaggagctgggtCATCAAgagcaggtcgaggaagTGCTCAAGGCAGCGAgcctggccgcggccgatATAGAGGCTAAGCTGAAGG TCACGAACGAGCAGCTGGAACGGGTCCATGCCAAACAGCGGTTCCTCGGCAGACTTCTCACCGACCCCAACAAGGAGGGTCGGCCGCGCCCCATGACGTGCAAAAGGTACCTTCTTCGGGGCGTGGCGACACCGAACGACGTGATTTACCTCTGCCAGCGCTCCGAGCCAGATCTGATAGAGTTGGAGGAATCCCCCAAGCCGCTGGATCAGTGGTGGAGACTGGCGTACGCACCCAATGAGGAGAAACCAGTAAAGGCCGAG AAAATCGAAGTTGAGCGCGTCTTTCGTGAGATGTGGCAGGTCACGAAGAACCCGCTTTTCGTCTATGCCACCGAGGAGGCACTCGGCGCGCATCGGGAGCCGCTGTCGGCGCCTCTGGACCGGTTCGCGCGGGCGGAGAACAAGGCTTTCCGTCAGGAACTGAGCCGAGAGGTGACCGAGGTGGACTCACGGAAGCCCTCACTGGGTGAAGCAATCTCTCCGTCCAAACGCAAACACCGCTCGGATAGCCCAGATTCCATGGATAGTAATCGTGCATCGATCGGTAGCGTCGATCATGGGGGCTTCGACAACCCGTTTGAGGAGAACCAAGACATGCGGGCAACCGAGATGATGGACATGTCGGGGCACCAGTTTCCTGCCGATGCAGAGTCGGCAgacacgacgccgcctgcccCACAGGGCCGGCAACCTGCGTTCACAGAGAGCACCTCAGCCACCCTGACCCCAAACACGTtgcccgccgaggacctggagCCCGTGGGCACGATCCAGGGACAGTCATCCCTAACGGGTATCGTTGAGAAGGCAGCCCGAGTACCCGAAATGCAGGAACGTTCGAGACCACCGGCCTTTATAGCGCCGTCCCAACGAGGCTCGGGCCAGGACAGTGGAAACAAGGCGGGCATAGACATGGACCTCGCAGAGCATGAACGCTAG
- the SIS1 gene encoding Molecular chaperone (DnaJ super) (EggNog:ENOG503NW97~COG:O~BUSCO:EOG092641A6) yields MVKETKLYDTLNVKPEATQDEIKKGYRKAALKWHPDKNKDNPNAAEKFKECSQAYEILSDPEKRKIYDQYGLEFLLRGGAAPPPDGAAGGNPFAGAGGMPGGFDFGGGMPGGGGSRTFHFSSPGGASAGGFSFNNPEDIFAEFMRQGMGGHGGDDDPNVFSFGGGGGPGGRPGRTRMRTSGFGGDPRKREPTPEITTVERPLPLTLEELYNGVTKKMKIKRKTFDESGKRVQTDQILEVPIKPGLKKGSKIKFNGVGDQVEGGRQDLHFIVEEKEHPLFKREDNDIVHTVVLDLKEALTGWKRTVTTIEGRQINLDKGGPTQPGSEDRYPGLGMPITKKPGQRGDFVIKYKVNFPSSLTPAQKQQLREIL; encoded by the exons ATGGTCAAAGAGACAAAGCTCTACGACACCCTGAATGTGAAGCCAGAGGCTACGCAGGATGAGATCAAGAAGGGCTACAG GAAAGCGGCACTGAAATGGCACCCCGACAAGAACAAGGAcaaccccaacgccgccgaaAAGTTCAAGGAGTGTTCACAGGCGTATGAAATTCTGTCCGACcccgagaagcgcaagatcTACGACCAGTACGGCCTTGAGTTTCTGCTTAGAGGAGGCGCCGCTCCTCCCCCTGatggcgctgccggcgggaATCccttcgccggcgccggcggcatgccCGGTGGTttcgactttggcggcggaatgcccggaggcggaggcagccGGACGTTCCACTTCAGCAGCCCCGGCggggcctcggccggcggcttcaGCTTTAACAACCCCGAGGACATCTTTGCCGAGTTCATGCGCCAGGGCATGGGTggacacggcggcgatgacgaccccAACGTCTTTTCgtttggcggtggcggcggccctggcgggCGCCCGGGCCGTACCAGGATGAGGACTTCCGGtttcggcggcgacccacGAAAGCGCGAGCCCACGCCTGAGATTACGACGGTGGAGCGGCCTCTGCCGctgacgctcgaggagctgtaTAATGGCGTCACCAAGAAGATGAAGATTAAGCGGAAGACGTTTGACGAGTCGGGCAAGCGCGTCCAGACGGACCAGATCCTCGAGGTGCCCATCAAGCCGGGCCTGAAGAAGGGGTCCAAGATCAAGTTTAATGGCGTCGGGGACCAGGTTGAGGGCGGTCGACAGGACTTGCACTTTATCGTCGAGGAG AAAGAACACCCGCTCTTCAAGCGCGAAGACAACGACATCGTGCACACAGTCGTCCTGGATCTCAAGGAGGCGCTCACGGGATGGAAGCGGACTGTCACGACCATCGAAGGCCGCCAGATCAACCTCGACAAGGGCGGACCGACGCAGCCGGGAAGCGAGGACCGGTACCCGGGCCTAGGCATGCCCATCACCAAGAAGCCGGGTCAGCGGGGCGACTTTGTCATCAAGTACAAGGTCAACTTCCCCTCGAGCCTGACGCCCgcgcagaagcagcagctgcgggaGATTTTGTAA
- a CDS encoding uncharacterized protein (COG:S~EggNog:ENOG503P0SW) codes for MPEITTLLFDCDNTLVLSEELAFEACAGLINEICKERGITVSFTGDTLIKEFVGQNFRGMLTTLQKQYGIEISPNDMEKYVRMEEDAVIAKLKAAARPCVGVDEQLERLAASRKYLLAVVSSSALRRVRASIEKVGQDKYFPGDVVFSAATSLEKPTSKPDPAIYLHALKKLGKKAEESVAIEDSKSGTLSGTRAGIKVIGYVGPYPAEKQAEMEQVLRDAGAVIVMRDWSEFPAALAKVQAGEV; via the exons ATGCCTGAG ATCACAACCCTCCTTTTCGACTGCGACAACACGCTCGTCCTCTCCGAGGAGCTGGCCTTTGAGGCCTGCGCCGGGCTCATCAATGAAATCTGCAAGGAGCGCGGCATCACCGTGTCCTTCACCGGGGACACGCTGATCAAGGAGTTTGTCGGCCAAAACTTCCGCGGCATGCTCACCACGCTGCAGAAGCAGTACGGCATCGAGATCTCCCCCAACGACATGGAAAAGTATGTCCgcatggaggaggacgccgtcatcgccaagctcaaggccgccgccaggccctgcgtcggcgttgacgagcagctcgagcgcctcgccgcctcccgcaagtacctgctcgccgtcgtgtcctcgtcggctctGCGCCGCGTCCGCGCTTCCATTGAAAAGGTCGGCCAGGACAAGTACTTCCCGGGTGACGtcgtcttctccgccgccaccagcctTGAGAAGCCCACGAGCAAGCCCGACCCCGCCATCTACCTGCACGCCCTCAAGAAGCTGGGCAAGAAGGCCGAAGAAAGCGTTGCCATTGAGGACAGCAAGAGCGGCACCCTCAGCGGCACCCGCGCCGGCATCAAGGTCATTGGCTACGTCGGCCCCTACCCTGCCGAGAAGCAGGCCGAGATGGAGCAggtgctgcgcgacgccggcgccgtcatcgtcatgcgCGACTGGTCCGAGTTCCCggcggccctggccaaggTACAGGCAGGGGAGGTTTGA
- the RIT1 gene encoding tRNA A64-2'-O-ribosylphosphate transferase (COG:H~BUSCO:EOG09261N2L~EggNog:ENOG503NVWI), with the protein MASDDDPARPLPPPPRHTDLIFPSAAATPAASEQHMSMSSLLGSLRRSTLSVHNRLASIHADAQFVARAAAALSTTTAAAPTTTSTTATTTTTSSTITTDAAATSSGATKSRKPRRRLRRRRQRRPLVANERCGSWYVPPADKAASAYFKSTDGHERAWKFSTRRLNLHLVELIEKNDGIIIVDSTRRGKRMPDALSTTVPVWCAVLNRVLLPHHPLSHELHLPPHLLPSTRAQVAALLPGFADALRALELGRALPRCLTKPLRPLWVTQDSPLRSFRDDDDADDSDDDADADDGADDIVDRYDGEDGNQRGGVADEGGDGVEEKEQEQEWEEVEEEEEKDGEEEDDDDGTLFTDYRPVICLTASRRVVAGTEADAGGYIQGAADDTENWAHGLTPALFWAHAAELLSAPDDALPELIASLVASCTSSSSSSVTAAAYSSSLPSTTTTTSSSTDSATASTTPSSPAGPLTTHRLTPQISVCALPLDAPPPPPPPPPPPSPPAAAVPIPEDGAPTATDALSSTHCHIALSSTPTPKDTWVRSPTYMQVGLGKSKTAARNLRLALPEICSFVAKFLERGAAADAQDGGASSASESKGRQRPQVVIGCESGKDLSIGAALALSCYLFDDEGRFRASTEGASFTKTLVKIRLGGIMAAYPECNPSRQTLQSVNSFLMDWRN; encoded by the exons atggcatccGACGACGATCCAGcaaggccgctgccgccgcccccccgccacACGGACCTCATCttcccgtcggcggcggccacgccggccgcgagcgagcagcacatgtccatgtcctcgcTTCTCGGCTCGCTCCGGCGCTCCACGCTGAGCGTGCACAACCGCCTGGCTTCGAtccacgccgacgcgcagtttgtcgcgcgcgcggcggcggccctctccaccaccaccgctgctgctcctaCGACTACCTCTACAACCGcaactaccaccaccactagCAGTACTATTACtactgatgctgctgctacctCGTCTGGAGCCACTAAGAGCAGGAAGCCCAGAAGAAGActcaggcggcggcggcagcggcgcccgctcGTGGCGAATGAGCGCTGCGGCAGCTGGTACGTCCCGCcggcggacaaggcggcgagcgcctACTTCAAGAGCACGGACGGGCACGAGCGGGCGTGGAAGTTTAGCACGCGTAGGCTGAACTTGCACCTCGTGGAGCTCATTGAGAAGAATGACGG aatcatcatcgtcgactCTACGCGGCGCGGAAAAC GCATGCCCGACGCCCTCTCCACCACCGTGCCCGTCTGGTGCGCCGTCCTCAACcgcgtcctcctcccgcaCCACCCCCTCTCGCACGAGCTGCACCTCCCGCCGCACCTCCTCCCCTCGACCCGCGcccaggtcgccgccctgctgcccggctttgccgacgccctgcgcgccctcgagctcggccgcgccctgcCCCGCTGCCTCACCAAGCCTCTCCGGCCCCTGTGGGTGACGCAGGACTCGCCGCTGCGCTCCtttcgcgacgacgacgacgcagacgacagcgacgatgatgctgatgctgatgatggtgctGACGACATCGTTGATCGTtatgatggcgaggacgggaATCAGCGCGGTGGCGTTGctgatgaaggcggcgatggtgtcGAAGAAAAGGAGCAAGAGCAAGAGTGGGaagaggtggaggaggaagaggagaaagatggggaggaggaggacgacgacgacggcacgctcTTCACAGACTACCGCCCCGTAATCTGCCTCACCGCCAGcaggcgcgtcgtcgccggcaccgaggccgacgccggcggctacatccagggcgccgccgacgacacggagAACTGGGCCCACGGCCTCACCCCCGCGCTCTTCTGGGCGCacgcggccgagctgctctCCGCCCCGGacgacgccctgcccgagctcatcgcctcgctcgtcgcctcctgcacttcttcttcgtcgtcctccgtcaccgccgccgcatacTCATCATCATTACCCTccactactaccaccacctcgtcctccacTGATTCAGCTACCGCCTCTACtaccccctcctccccagcCGGCCCCCTCACCACCCACCGCCTCACGCCCCAAATCTCCGTTTGCGCACTCCCCCTCgacgcccctcctcctcctcctcctcctcctcctcctccatctcctcctgccgccgccgttcccATCCCCGAAGACGGTGCTCCCACAGCCACAGACGCCCTCAGCTCAACGCACTGCCACATCGCGCTGAGCAGCACGCCTACGCCCAAGGACACCTGGGTACGGTCGCCCACCTACATGCAGGTCGGGCTGGGGAAGAGTAAGACGGCCGCGCGGAacctgcgcctcgccctccccgaGATATGCTCCTTTGTCGCCAAGTTTTTGGAaaggggcgccgccgccgatgcccaggATGGAGGCGCCTCATCTGCCTCGGAGTCCAAggggcggcaacggccacAGGTCGTCATTGGGTGCGAATCGGGCAAGGACCTGTCCATCGGCGCGGCATTGGCACTGTCATGTTACCTGTTTGATGACGAGGGCAGGTTCCGCGCGTCGACCGAGGGTGCGTCCTTTACAAAGACACTCGTCAAGATCaggctcggcggcatcatggcggcaTATCCGGAATGCAACCCGAGTAGACAGACATTGCAAAGCGTCAACAGCTTCCTCATGGACTGGAGAAATTGA
- a CDS encoding uncharacterized protein (EggNog:ENOG503NWZI~COG:S), with the protein MEPLNVLMIGTGEYTTGFVGGGASASDKKVGVVGLTLFDLRRRGKVNKLGMVGVNGKKFPAIRDHLDRNITQAYNGLDTSFDSFPADDAVNPDAYKAAIDALKPGDAITIFTPDPTHYPIALYAVERRVHVLLTKPAVKLLEHHQELLRRAAANGVYVFVEHHKRFDPAYSDARFKARGLGDFNYFYAYMSQPKYQLETFKAWAGRESDISYYLNSHHVDICDSMVQQLGYLPVKVSASSSKGVATDLGCAEETEDTISLLVTWAKTGEPSKRAVGVYTASWTAPQRAGVHTNQYFHYLASGGEIRVDQAHRGYDVADDAAGQLQWFNPFYMRYAPDEDGNFNGQTGYGYISLEKFVDGCRAVNAGAAKPEDLDAKGLPTLRNTIATTAILEAGRRSIDEGREVGISVDGDQWKLV; encoded by the exons ATGGAGCCCCTCAACGTCTTGATG ATTGGCACGGGCGAGTACACCaccggcttcgtcggcggcggcgcctcggcctcggacaAAAaggtgggcgtcgtcggcctcacCCTCTtcgacctgcgccgccgcggcaaggtcaacaagctgggcatggtgggcgtcaacggcaagaAGTTCCCCGCCATCCGCGACCACCTTGATCGCAACATCACCCAGGCCTACAACGGCCTCGACACCTCCTTCGACTCCttccccgccgacgacgccgtgaaCCCGGACGCCTAcaaggccgccatcgacgcgctgaagcccggcgacgccatcaccatctTCACCCCGGACCCTACCCACTACCCCATCGCCCTctacgccgtcgagcgccgtGTCCACGTTCTACTAACCAAGCCCGCCgtcaagctgctcgagcaccaccaggagctgctgcgccgcgccgcggccaatGGCGTCTACGTCTTCGTCGAGCACCACAAGCGCTTCGACCCCGCCTACTCGGACGCCCGCTTCAAGGCCCGGGGCCTCGGCGACTTCAACTACTTTTACGCCTACATGAGCCAGCCCAAGTACCAGCTCGAGACCTTCAAGGCCTGGGCCGGCCGCGAGTCCGACATCTCCTACTACCTCAACAGCCACCACGTCGACATTTGCGACTCCAtggtccagcagctcggctacctgcccgtcaaggtctctgcctcgtcctccaAGGGCGTCGCCACCGACCTCGGCTGCGCCGAAGAGACCGAGGACACCATCTCCCTGCTCGTCACCTgggccaagacgggcgagccCTCcaagcgcgccgtcggcgtctaCACGGCCTCGTGGACCGCGCCCcagcgcgccggcgtccacACCAACCAGTACTTCCACTACCTGGCctccggcggcgagatcCGCGTCGACCAGGCCCACCGCGGCTATgacgtggccgacgacgccgccggccagctgCAGTGGTTCAACCCCTTCTACATGCGCTACGCcccggacgaggacggcaacTTCAACGGCCAGACCGGCTACGGCTACATCTCCCTCGAGAAGTTTGTCGACGGCTgccgcgccgtcaacgcaggcgccgccaagcccgaggacctcgacgccaaggGCCTGCCCACCTTGCGCAACACCATTGCCACAACGGCCAttctcgaggccggccggaGGAGCATCGACGAGGGGCGCGAGGTGGGCATTTCCGTCGATGGCGACCAGTGGAAGCTGGTGTAG
- the LGA1 gene encoding L-threo-3-deoxy-hexylosonate aldolase (EggNog:ENOG503P05F~COG:H) yields the protein MTSPNSSPRPLPCGIYAPTMTFFDPSTEDLDLPAVRAHAQRLARAGLAGLVVMGSNGEAVHCSRDEKLAVLRATRAALDDAGFPRVPVLFGASEPSVRGTVELCRLAAEGGAADAVLALPPSYYRALVDEETVFDYFTAVADASPLPVIVYNYPGAVAGLDLDSDLLVRLARAHPNIRGTKFTCGSTGKLTRVAATLDAKTPRGSGSGYMAFGGICDFTLQTLVSGGSGVIAGGANVMPKLCVRVWDLAAQGKRDEAEALQKVLSRCDWPLTKAAIAGTKQALQLYYGYGGYPRRPLKRLDEAAVAAIKEGIKEAMDIENSL from the coding sequence ATGACGTCGCCAAATTcatccccccgccccctcccctgcggCATCTACGCCCCCACCATGACCTTCTTCGACCCCTCCAccgaggacctcgacctccccgccgtccgcgcccacgcccagcgcctcgcccgcgccggcctcgccggcctcgtcgtcatgggctccaacggcgaggccgtccaCTGCTCCCGcgacgagaagctcgccgtcctgcgcgccacccgcgccgccctcgacgacgccggcttCCCCCGCGTGCCCGTCCTCTTCGGCGCCTCGGAGCCCAGCGTCCGCGGCACCGTCGAGctctgccgcctcgccgccgaggggggAGCCGCAGACGCCGTCCTGGCCTTGCCCCCTTCCTACTaccgcgccctcgtcgacgaagagACCGTCTTCGACTActtcaccgccgtcgccgacgccagcccCCTTCCCGTGATCGTCTACAATTaccccggcgccgttgcgGGCCTAGACCTCGACAGCGACCTtctcgtccgcctcgcccgcgcgcaccCCAACATCCGCGGCACAAAGTTCACctgcggcagcaccggcaagctcacccgcgtcgccgccaccctcgacGCAAAGACCCCCcgcggctccggctccggctacatggcctttggcggcatcTGCGACTTCACCCTCCAGACcctcgtcagcggcggcagcggcgtcatcgccggcggcgcaaaCGTCATGCCCAAGCTCTGCGTCCGCGTCTgggacctcgccgcccagggcaagagagacgaggccgaggccctgcAAAAGGTCCTCAGCCGCTGCGACTGGCCCCTgaccaaggccgccatcgccggcaccaAGCAGGCCCTCCAGCTCTACTACGGCTACGGCGGCtacccccgccgcccgctcaagaggctcgacgaggccgccgtcgccgccatcaaagAGGGCATCAAGGAGGCCATGGACATTGAGAACAGCTTGTAG